Genomic window (Triticum aestivum cultivar Chinese Spring unplaced genomic scaffold, IWGSC CS RefSeq v2.1 scaffold77755, whole genome shotgun sequence):
GTGTAGCGCGACTGCCTACCATCGTCGTCGAGCACCGCTGAATCACATCCCAGGCCGACACAGAGGATCTGATCTGGATTTTGTTCGCTGATGGTCCTTTGGGTGGGTGTCTCCAACAGGCAGGGGTCAGCAGTTTACTTTTATGTTCGCTGTAGCCCAGTAGTGCTGTGCCTATATTTCTGAATCACTTGCACCACATTTCCTTTGAATACGAATTTCCCCCAACCTACTAATCTGGGCCTAACAACTTGTACAAGGTTCCATATCATACGACAATGCAATCCAAAACAGTCTTTTTGATCGACCGCTCAGATGTAGATTATACCAATAAACCACAGCACGTACAGCAGTGCAGCTCAAGCTAAAAAAATGCTGGTTACTGAAGCTAAGTTGTAAGCACTTTGCACAGTGAAGATCCCGATTTTTCCTTGTTTCGACATGATTACCTTGTTGACCGATCTTCATCTCTGTTTTCAAATGAGGCCACGTCATGTTCAAAAGGAAATGGCCGGGCAGGAGAGTGTCAAAATGTTTCCAAAAATACTCAGAATGTTTTGAATCTATTtgctttttttcttccttttactGTTCACACATTAGGTGTGTGTGCACACGGGAGCAAAAACTCCATGTCTGATAGTATGAAAGAGATAGTGGCAGGTTTATGGCttccttttttctattttgtttctattttctcCCCTCATTTAATTTTTTGGTGACAATACTGTTGGGTGTTTCATTAGTTCAACTGTAAGTGTGAAATACGTAAAGATCCACATTACAGGAGAAAGAGTCTCCATATTATAAATTTACTACACAACCAAACTTCTTTATTTCTCATACATAATAAGACATGATCCCAAACACAAAACCAAACATAAATCTTAAAACAACAACAAACAGTCGGACATGGATCTTTGGATTGATGGAATATCACCAGCTAGAAATCCACGGATTATTTGAAAAGAAAAACATTGACAAGCTCATTGCAAAGCTCCTTCCACAGCTACCCATCGTGGTTGTCCACGTAGTTTTCAAACGTATTACTGGATGGTGGGGCCAGATATAGTGCCCTGGAAAAGAAAAGGAATCCCCTGTAATATCAGCACTGCTACATTTAATAAGAATCTAGGCATTAATGTACTAATAATGAAGTTTATCAAGGAATAATACAATTCGTAATTTTTATCTGAATGACTCGAACTAGCTTTCTTAGTGAACTAGATAGCTGTGCAATTTAAATGCCCATTTGTTACATGACCCGAACTAAGTTGTTATAAGGATATCATGTTCAACTAGATAGATACACTAGAAACAACAAAGCAAGTACATACTACAAATTAAGTAGCTAATTAAACTTGTCTACTTACAGCTGGTTTGACGTAGAAAGCATGAATATTGAGTTCTTTAATACTTTGACCCGGAGGGGGGTTGGCGAGTGCTCTGTACTTGATGGTCCCACGTGCCATAGCAAACTCTCCAGTCCCACCGATAATGGCCATCTCGCCTTCTTGAGCCCGGTTCATCCCCATTACTTCAAATGACGATCCACGGCGTCTGATATAGTTTTGGAGAGTAACACATCACGTATCATATAAAACCGGACAATCTTCAGTATATGAGATCTTGGTAACTGAGAAAACTAAAACTTCTAGTCCAACAGTATACATTACCTGGCGTCCTCGAACACCATGCTGAAGTAGTTGAACCAGCCTGGACCGCCTACATCAGCCTGCACATGCATGCCTTTGGTACGGGCAACAATGGTCGCAGTACCGGGGTTTGAACCATCAATCACAGTCCAGTCGTTAACAGCGGTCGTACcaaacccagccggttggctcgaGGCGACAATTGCTACCTGGTTGGTGCCCGATCCAGCAGCGATTTGGTGCAAGTATAAGCGCAAGTTTATCTCAGACTCACAAGGAATAACGCAAGAAAGGGATGGACTGGCCATGGATAGAATGAAATACAGGACCAAAATGATGGGCAGGACACGGCTAGGACTGCGCATGGCTAGGATTTTGGCTCCCACGAAGATGGTAGGAGGTGTCTACAATAAATTGACTCTTTGCTTTGTTGTTGGCTGCGTGAGAGATACTCAAGAGTCTAGGGG
Coding sequences:
- the LOC123176444 gene encoding dirigent protein 23-like — protein: MRSPSRVLPIILVLYFILSMASPSLSCVIPCESEINLRLYLHQIAAGSGTNQVAIVASSQPAGFGTTAVNDWTVIDGSNPGTATIVARTKGMHVQADVGGPGWFNYFSMVFEDARRRGSSFEVMGMNRAQEGEMAIIGGTGEFAMARGTIKYRALANPPPGQSIKELNIHAFYVKPAGTISGPTIQ